Proteins from a single region of Gossypium arboreum isolate Shixiya-1 chromosome 1, ASM2569848v2, whole genome shotgun sequence:
- the LOC108482458 gene encoding apyrase 2-like: MTKIFSFFQATAGLRALGGEASDKILQSVRELLKSRSTLKSEANGVKILDSSQEGSYEWVTINYLLGNLGRTYQDTVGIVDLGGGSVQMAYAISKNAASRAPSLPAGQDNYVNEMYLKGSKYYLYVHSYLHYGLLATRAEILKATEDSGNPCILEGFDG; the protein is encoded by the exons ATGACAAAGATATTTAGCTTTTTCCAG GCAACTGCTGGTCTGAGGGCATTAGGAGGCGAGGCATCTGATAAAATTTTGCAATCG GTTAGGGAACTTTTGAAAAGTAGAAGCACCCTTAAATCCGAGGCAAATGGGGTCAAAATTCTGGACAGCTCTCAAGAAGGTTCTTATGAGTGG GTGACAATAAATTACCTACTAGGGAATTTGGGAAGGACATATCAAGACACAGTTGGCATAGTTGATCTTGGTGGTGGATCTGTTCAAATGGCGTATGCCATCTCCAAGAATGCTGCTTCAAGAGCTCCAAGTTTACCAGCTGGACAGGACaattatgtaaatgaaatgtATCTCAAGGGATCAAAATATTACCTCTATGTACACAG TTATTTGCACTATGGCTTACTGGCAACTCGAGCAGAAATTTTGAAGGCCACTGAAGATTCTGGCAACCCTTGCATCTTGGAGGGTTTTGATG GTTGA